CAAATACATCACAACATATTCGATAATAGAAGTTCCCCTCTTACCTTATTGACTAAACCTAATTTCCTGCATTTAATCCTTGTTCTTCAAAAGTTTTAATCAATTCGTTCATATAATCGTTTATCTCTTGCTCCGTCGGAATATTTTCAAGCAGCTCAGGAATCGTATACAGGTTTCCATCCTTTACTATCCGATCGATTTTCATTGTATTTTTTATATCGCTAAGGGGATTTTCATCCAGTACTAATAGATCCGCAGTAAAACCTTCTTTTATATCACCTAAATCCGCTACTTTCAAAGCTTTTGCTGCATTAATTGTAGCTTGCTGAAGGGCCTCTAATGGTGTGAATCCGGCATCAATAAACAGCTGAAGCTCACGGTGCAATGCAAAGCCTGGATATGTATAATTTCCTGCAGGTGTATCTGTTCCTGTTACAACAGTTCCACCCATTTTGTAATAGATATAGGCAATTTTTTGAATCATTTTCGTTTGTGTTCCAAACGTAACCTGTCCTTGTTTTGCCTGTACAGCTTGTGGCCAATGCTTAAATAAGTAGTCACTGTTTTCCATATGATGAACAACTTCATGTGTTGTTGTCCAATAGTGCTCTGCTAATCGCATCTGGTCATACAAAACGATAGTTGGACAAAGCTTAATATCCTTTTTCAACAATTCTTTACATACGCTTTCTATCAATTGTTCATCCGGCTGTTCCCAAGGTATTGCATCCCAGATTTCTTTCGGTGCATCCATTGACCATTCTGGATACATCGCCTGAATAATACCAGAGCCATGTTCCAGTCAATCAATCCCTATGTCTGCCGCAAGCAATGCATCTACTTTTTTGGAATATAATATATCACTGCTTACTTCTAAATTATGTTTTCGTGCTTCATTCACTACTACTTCCATATATTCTGGATCAAGCCAGCCGTAAACTTTAATAAAATGTGCTCCAAGCTCTAGTTGCCGCGCTACTTCCTGTTTCGCAAGATCTGTATTGTCGACATTGATGTTATAGGCAGTATCGTCTCCCCACAAGCCTGGGGGTCCATCAATCATACAATCTGCAGAAATAACGCGCGGCTCCATTTCACTTCCATTCGCATCGATAAATGGTTTGAGTTCAATAATGCTCCCCGCAGTATTACGAACCGTTGTAATACCTGCTGCTGTGAAGTAATTGGCAAAGTGTTTTTTTATATGGACATGCATATCAATCAATCCTGGAATCAGCCATTTATCCGTAAAATCCAATACTTCAATATTATCTATTTGAAGATTAGGAGCCACTTTTAATATTTTATTATTTTCAATATAAACATCCTGTCTACTAAACTCGCCTGTTTCCATATTTACTACAAACCCGTTTTTTAATAGTTTCATTTTCAAACCCCTTTAAATTTTATCGCTATCTTAAATTTTAGTTTAATTTAAATATTCTGGAAATGATATAATTTTATTACAATGAGAATGAGGTGAATTCGATGAACACAATTGGTGAAAAAAGTATAGTCAGAAAAGCGAACGAAAATGATACTTCACAAATACTTGCAGTGATGAAAGATGCAGAACAGTCCGGATTTATGCTCTTTGCACCGGATGAAAGAAACATGGCACCAGCTGCTTTAAGCAAGTTAATCCATTCCATAAATCAGACACCAACATCCGGTTTCTTTATCGCAGAGCATCAGGATGAGATTTTAGGGTATCTCCTTTTAAAAGCGGAAACGTTATCCCGTACTTCTCACCGAGCTCAAATTGCTGTCGGTGTACATAGTAAAAGTCGTGGTAAAGGCGTTGGTACCGCTTTGTTCGACTATATGATTCAGTGGGCAAAGAAGTCGCAGCTCCATCGCCTGGAGTTAACGGTCATTGAGTATAATGAACAAGCTGTCCATCTTTATAAGAAAATGGGGTTTGAAGTTGAAGGCGTGAAAAAAAATTCTTTACTCATTGACGGACAATATGTAAATGAACTATACATGGCGAAATTGCTTTAATTATAAAAGGGCTACTCAAGTAAAACTGAGTAACCCCTTTTCATTATCACACTACTAATCTAACTCTCTAACTTTAATCGGGAACAGCGAATTTTCTAAACGGTCACGGTAATCTTCATATTGTACCGGCAACTTTAGCTGCTCGCCCATTGTTTCCGGCGTTTCATCATGCGCAAATCCTGGTGGGTCTGTCGCGATTTCGAATAAAATCTCTCCCGACTCACGGAAGTAAACCGCATTAAAGTAATTACGGTCTTTTATATCCGTTACATGCTGACCTTTATCCATCGCGTATTGCTGCCATTCTTTATGATCCTGTTCGTCATTTGCACGCCATGCAATGTGATGTACAGTTCCGACACCCATCGCTCCTCGATTACCGACTGTCATTTTCACGTCTACAATATTGCCGATTGATGCTGTTGCTTTTAATCTTACAAAATCTCCTTCACGGGCAATCTCAACTAGTCCCATCACGTCAACTAATGTATTGATCGTTTCTTCCGGCTTTGATGAATATAAAATTGCACCGCCAAAGCCTTTAATCGCTACATCAGCAGATATTCCACCAAACGTCCAGCCATTTAGAGAACCCCCTTCACGTGCGACAATTTCGAGATGCAAACCATGTGGATCATCGAATTGTAGATAGTTCTCTTCAAATCTTGTTTCTTCTTTAAATAGTATATTGAATTTTGTTAAGCGTTCTTTCCAGAAATCCATTGCTCCCATTGGTACAACGTATGTTGTCACACCAACTTGACCATCGCCGATTCTGCCTTTATATGCTGCCGGCCAAGGGAAGAATGTAATGATTGTCCCTGGCTCTCCGCCTTCATTCCCGAAATATAAATGATATGTTTCCGGGTCGTCAAAATTGACTGTTTTCTTTACAAGACGTAATCCAAGAACACCCGCATAGAAATCGACATTTTCCTGAGGATGACCAACGATTGCTGTAATGTGATGAATTCCTGTTGTATGTTTTTTCATGTACATTTCCTCCATTCGTAAAAACTGAACACAACATTCCATTTGATAAAACACTCTGTCCAATTTTTATGTAATAAATCTAGCACATGCCATAACATGTGCTAGATCGATGATATGTTAATTAACGAATTGTTTTTAAAGCTTTTG
This window of the Solibacillus isronensis genome carries:
- a CDS encoding amidohydrolase family protein → MYPEWSMDAPKEIWDAIPWEQPDEQLIESVCKELLKKDIKLCPTIVLYDQMRLAEHYWTTTHEVVHHMENSDYLFKHWPQAVQAKQGQVTFGTQTKMIQKIAYIYYKMGGTVVTGTDTPAGNYTYPGFALHRELQLFIDAGFTPLEALQQATINAAKALKVADLGDIKEGFTADLLVLDENPLSDIKNTMKIDRIVKDGNLYTIPELLENIPTEQEINDYMNELIKTFEEQGLNAGN
- a CDS encoding amidohydrolase family protein, whose protein sequence is MKLLKNGFVVNMETGEFSRQDVYIENNKILKVAPNLQIDNIEVLDFTDKWLIPGLIDMHVHIKKHFANYFTAAGITTVRNTAGSIIELKPFIDANGSEMEPRVISADCMIDGPPGLWGDDTAYNINVDNTDLAKQEVARQLELGAHFIKVYGWLDPEYMEVVVNEARKHNLEVSSDILYSKKVDALLAADIGID
- a CDS encoding GNAT family N-acetyltransferase, with protein sequence MNTIGEKSIVRKANENDTSQILAVMKDAEQSGFMLFAPDERNMAPAALSKLIHSINQTPTSGFFIAEHQDEILGYLLLKAETLSRTSHRAQIAVGVHSKSRGKGVGTALFDYMIQWAKKSQLHRLELTVIEYNEQAVHLYKKMGFEVEGVKKNSLLIDGQYVNELYMAKLL
- a CDS encoding ring-cleaving dioxygenase, translated to MKKHTTGIHHITAIVGHPQENVDFYAGVLGLRLVKKTVNFDDPETYHLYFGNEGGEPGTIITFFPWPAAYKGRIGDGQVGVTTYVVPMGAMDFWKERLTKFNILFKEETRFEENYLQFDDPHGLHLEIVAREGGSLNGWTFGGISADVAIKGFGGAILYSSKPEETINTLVDVMGLVEIAREGDFVRLKATASIGNIVDVKMTVGNRGAMGVGTVHHIAWRANDEQDHKEWQQYAMDKGQHVTDIKDRNYFNAVYFRESGEILFEIATDPPGFAHDETPETMGEQLKLPVQYEDYRDRLENSLFPIKVRELD